TTCTATGTTTTTCAACCGTACGAGTACTAATACATAAAAAATCTGCCATCTCTTTACTACATTTCTCCTTTGTGGCTAATTTGACAATCTCAATTTCTCTAGCTGTTAAATGTACTGGTACAACACTATCTTTTGAAAAATCCCTAGAAATAACTCCGTGTAGTAATTCATAACCTTTTTCTTCGTTAAGTCCCATAGGTTTAATTTTATATTGCAAATGATACTTTCAAAGCTAATGCAACCAAATCAATACATTTTACGGTAAAATTATCTAAATAATACGGTTTTTTAAATGTACAGTAAAGCATAAAAAAAACCTCGATACAATGATCGAGGTTTCAATTTGGAGAGAATTCACAATGAATTTAAATGATACCTTCTGAGGGTTTAACAATGCGCATTAAAAAATGTAGTGTATTCAATTTCTATAAACCGTTACAATATATATATTAAACAACTAAACAGTAAACAACTCAAATAGAACATTTTAGAAAAATGTATAAAGTATTTACAATCTTTAAAACAAGACAAAGTATTACATTTTACTCAGGAGTAATACTAAGTAGAACTAATAGTTATTGACCGTAATGAATTGTTTGAAAAACCGTAAAATCATTCCAGACATGCTGTCTAATTTTATGTTTTATAAACAAAACCTCAAAACTGCTATTATAGTAATAAATTATCCTTTAATGTCGCGGTGGGAAAATAGAAAGCTGTATTATAAAATATAAACCCTAAAAATTAATTTGTTATGAGCTTAATCGATAAAACAGAACTTAAATACAAAGATTATACATGGACAACCTATTCAAATGATAATCCAAAAATATCTGGTAAACCTGATAGTACACTTTTGAATAGAAAGGAAGGTTATGAAATATTATACTTCATTAATAAAATATCAGAAATTCATAATTTCAAACTAAAATCATCTGCAATTAAAATTGAAAATATAATAAGAAACGAAGTGCCAACTAATCTACACAGTCAAGAAAACATAAAGGTATGGATTGAAACTAATTGGAGGAAAAGTAAATACTAAACCTTAAAACACCTTTTTGCAGAAGTCTCCTGACTTTGAAATTGTATTAAAACACTATTTTAAATAACTAATCTAAATATAATCTATGACCATTCAAGCTATTAAACCTGGACCAAAAAGAACAGCTACATCAACAGGAAAACCCGATCAACGTCAACGTGATAATAAAGGAACACCAAGCAATACACCATCGTTAAAACCATCGAAATCAACACCAAAAAAATAGAATAATTATACTACAAAAATTTACATCCAAATTTATTACATTAACAAGTTATCCTTAATATTTCTCATCATAAAAAAATAACAAAATGAAACAAATTTTAAAAATTACAGCTTCAATTACAATGATACTTCTTATGACAAATGCAACTTTATTAGCACAAGATGTGAAAAAAGAAGCAGAAGGTTTAAAGACGAAAATGGATGTTTTTAGTTCAAAAACAGGAACAATTACCAAGTTTACTGACACCAAATTACCAAATTTAAAAACTTCTTTTGGTGTAGTAGAAACTAAAATCAGAAAAATATTTAATGGCGCTAATTCAGCTTACTTTTATCAAATAACAAAAGAAGGCAAATATAGCAATAGTACAGCTTCAATTGAATATAATGATTTGTTAGAAGTAATAAAAGCGCTAAAGGCACTACAACCAGAAGTTGAAAAAGATATCTTGTCAAATCCAGACTATCTAGAAAATAAATTTGTAACCGTTGATGGTTTCCAGGTTGGATATTATGTAAGTGGTAAAAAAGCAAGTTGGTATATAAAATTAGAAAAGTATGGATCTGAAAATACTTTGTTTATTGATAATGGGAATATAATTGAAACATCATTTGTAGATGCGAAAAATAAAGTAGACGAACTCAAAAAATAAAATCTACCGACAAAATCCCCAAATTGGTAGGATTATCTTGCTCTTGCATTTAAATAACAGTTCAAGTTAACTACCAATTAACAATTGTCTACTGACTCTAAATCTTTGTAAATAGAAAATAGAAATTATATCTAAATCAAAAAATTATGAAATACTACTATGTTAACAAAATAAATCAATCAAATGGCGACCACGAAGTACACTATTCAACTTGTAATTATTTAACAAGTGTAGAAAATCAAGAACCTTTAGGTTATTTTATTGATTTCAAAGAAGCAGTAAAAAAGGCAAAAGAAAAATATGTCCAATCAGATGGATGTTATTTTTGTTCAAATACTTGTCATAATAAATAACCTCTTTCTACTTAATCGAATTACTATCTTGCTTATGGGAGTAAAACTTACTCGGAAAGCAGTTGCAATTATTGTTTCAGCTAAATAAGCATTACAAGTGATACCTGGAATCTAATAATTAAACCTTTATGAATGTAGTAATGACGTTTGTAAAATATTATAAAATTAATTTGTAATAATTCTTACCAATTTTCACTGATTTTCACTGATTTTAATTATTTAGTTTTTGCTTTTTTTCTTCTTGATGCATTTGATAGACATTATAACAAATGACTAATCCAGCCATTATTATTCCTCCAATGAGTATAAATTGAACTGTTTGATTTCTTTCAAATTCTTGAGGAGTCTCGATTAAATTCAATTCTAATGCTAATTGATCTGGAGAAAGCATTCTTTGTCTAGAAGTTAATAGTATTTCTTTCATAATTTATTATTTGTGAATTATAATTTTATTTGTTTTCTTGTCCAAATGAAAAACGATTTCCTTTATTTGATAACATTGAGTTTCTTTTCCATTTATAATGAAAAATTTAGGTTCCGGTAAGAAACGTGTGTTAAATCCAAATCTCTCTAGTTTCCACAAATCTTCATCAAAGATACCTGCATCAGAATGTGTTTTTAGTAACTTATAATTTTTTTGAAGTCCTTTGCTAAATACATCAAATTCTTCATTTTCAATTAAGCGTCTGAGGTAGCCGGCTCGATTTCTACAATAATCGTTACAATACGCTATCTTAGAAGATTTGTATTCAATTATTTCATCCCTACACTCAGGGTTATTACAAATTTTAATTGGTTTTATCATTTTAATACGTTTATGCAAATATATTAAAATATTTTTAATTACATTTGTCGTATAAAATTAAACTAATGGACATACAAGAATTTTATCCTAACCTTGACGAAAAAAGAATACTACGCAGTCATACAGGTGTAGAAGCTAGGATTTTTAACTCATGGAAGCAAGAAGGAATACTTTGGGAGGAAAGTAAGGTTAAGCAAGGTTCAGAAAAACGAGAGTGGGAATATTTAAATGTTTTCGAGGCGTTATGGTTATTAGTTGTAGTTGAACTCAGAAAGTTAAATCTGAATTTGGATACAATTAAATCGGTTCGAGATTTTTTAAAACAAGTTAATGACCCACGACTGGAAATTGAAAAACTTACAGAAGAAGAATTTCAAAAAAATGTTGTAGAAAAATTTCCTGCTGGAATTTTAGAACAACATGGAGGTACAATTACTAAAAAAGCTTATTTAGAGATTCACCCTAAAACAATAGAAAAGGACAATGGTTATTTTATCAATAATATGGGAATAATGCTCTATGGGATATTGATAGAAAAAACATCCCCATCATTAATTATTGAGCTCAATAATAAGAATAGTAATTATGATATGGCTATTGCAATGAATTGTCACTCAAATAGTAAGTTTAAAAAAGATTTGTTTGATTTTTATACTAAGAAATTTTCTGAATCAATTTTTGTTAATCTTTCCATTCTTCCTATAGTTGAAAAACTATTCGAGAGGGAGGATTTTGAAAAACATAAATTATATTATGGCTTATACACCAAACAAGAAAACCAACTGTTAGAATCTATCAGAGATAATGAATGTACTGAAGTAAAGATCATTAAACATAAAAGTGGAGATATAACAATTAATTTTTCTGAACAAAATGACATAACCGGAGTTAAAGCCAAAGAACTTAGAAAATTGCTCGGTCTGAAAAAATATGATAAAGTAGAGGTTACTTTTAGAAATGAAAATCATATGGTTATAAAAAACACACAAAAGCAAATACTAAAAAAATAGCAATCCTGGGTATCCCCTAGTAT
This sequence is a window from Flavobacterium ammoniigenes. Protein-coding genes within it:
- a CDS encoding response regulator transcription factor translates to MGLNEEKGYELLHGVISRDFSKDSVVPVHLTAREIEIVKLATKEKCSKEMADFLCISTRTVEKHRKHIMEKTECKNFIGVVLFALKYKLIELDEI